Proteins from one Gibbsiella quercinecans genomic window:
- the nagA gene encoding N-acetylglucosamine-6-phosphate deacetylase translates to MFALTHGRIYTGHDVLDNHAVVIADGLIERVCPQDQLPAGIETRDLGGAMLAPGFIDVQLNGCGGVQFNDSLAAISVETLEIMQRANEKSGCTSYLPTLITCSDEFMKHGIEVMRAYLKKHPNQALGLHLEGPYLNPVKKGTHNPAFIRKPDSQMVDYLCAHADAISKITLAPEMVEPHVIRQLSEAGIIVSAGHANATYAEARAGFAAGITFATHLYNAMPYITGREPGLIGAVFDTPEIYTGIIADGHHVAWASIRNAKRIKGDKLVLVTDATAPAGADIDQFIFAGKTIYYRDGICVDANGTLSGSALTMIQAVQNSVEHIGIALDEALRMATLYPARAIGVAHRLGTVEAGKVANLTAFTRDYKITKTLVNGNEV, encoded by the coding sequence ATGTTCGCTTTAACTCACGGCCGTATCTACACCGGCCACGATGTGCTTGATAACCACGCGGTTGTCATTGCTGATGGCCTGATTGAACGGGTCTGCCCACAAGACCAGTTGCCCGCCGGGATCGAAACGCGCGATCTGGGTGGCGCCATGCTAGCCCCCGGTTTCATTGACGTTCAGCTTAACGGCTGCGGCGGCGTGCAGTTTAACGATTCGCTGGCGGCCATCTCGGTTGAAACGCTGGAAATCATGCAGCGCGCCAATGAAAAATCCGGCTGCACCAGCTATCTGCCGACGCTGATCACCTGCAGCGACGAATTTATGAAGCACGGCATCGAAGTGATGCGTGCCTATCTGAAAAAACACCCGAATCAGGCGCTGGGCCTGCATCTGGAAGGGCCCTACCTCAACCCGGTGAAAAAAGGCACCCACAACCCGGCGTTTATCCGCAAGCCCGACAGCCAGATGGTGGATTACCTGTGCGCCCATGCCGATGCCATCAGCAAAATCACGCTGGCGCCGGAAATGGTCGAGCCGCACGTTATCCGCCAGTTGTCTGAAGCCGGCATCATCGTTTCCGCCGGCCATGCCAACGCCACCTACGCCGAAGCCCGCGCCGGCTTTGCTGCGGGCATCACTTTCGCCACCCATTTATACAACGCCATGCCTTATATCACCGGCCGCGAACCGGGCCTGATCGGCGCGGTGTTTGATACGCCAGAGATCTATACCGGTATCATCGCCGACGGCCATCACGTGGCCTGGGCGAGTATCCGTAACGCTAAACGTATTAAAGGTGATAAATTGGTGCTGGTCACCGACGCGACTGCTCCGGCAGGCGCCGATATTGATCAATTTATTTTTGCCGGTAAAACAATATACTATCGCGACGGAATTTGCGTAGACGCCAACGGCACCCTGAGCGGGTCCGCGCTGACCATGATTCAAGCGGTGCAAAACAGCGTGGAACATATCGGCATTGCGCTGGATGAAGCGCTGCGGATGGCAACGCTGTACCCGGCGCGCGCCATTGGCGTGGCTCATCGCTTAGGCACCGTCGAGGCCGGCAAGGTCGCTAACCTGACCGCTTTTACCCGTGATTATAAAATCACCAAGACTCTCGTTAACGGTAACGAGGTGTAA
- the nagC gene encoding DNA-binding transcriptional regulator NagC gives MSTGGQAQIGNIDLVKQLNGAAVYRLIDQQGPISRIQIAELSQLAPASVTKITRQLLERGLIKEVDQQASTGGRRAISIVTETRYFHTIAVRLGRYDATITLYDMSGKSLGEEHYTLPERTQETLEHALFAAIAQFIESYQRKLRELIAIAVILPGLVDPVQGVVRYMPHISVNNWALVDNLQQRFNVTSFVGHDIRSLALAEHYFGATRDCEDSILVRLHRGTGAGIIVNGQIFLGTNGNVGEIGHIQIDPLGERCHCGNFGCLETVAANAAIEHRVRNLLTQGYPSKLTLDDCNISAICKAANRSDLLASEVIEHVGRDLGKAVAIAINLFNPQKVVIAGEITEAEKVLLPAIQSCVNTQVLKDFRKNLPIVTSELNHQSAIGAFALVKRAMLNGVLLQRLLES, from the coding sequence ATGAGCACCGGTGGCCAGGCACAAATAGGTAATATTGATTTAGTTAAACAGCTCAACGGCGCCGCCGTTTACCGCCTGATCGACCAGCAAGGCCCGATCTCGCGTATTCAAATTGCCGAACTGAGCCAGCTTGCCCCCGCCAGCGTCACAAAAATTACTCGCCAGTTGCTGGAGCGCGGGCTGATCAAAGAAGTCGATCAGCAAGCCTCTACCGGCGGGCGCCGTGCGATCTCCATCGTAACGGAAACCCGCTATTTCCATACGATTGCCGTGCGGCTTGGCCGCTACGACGCCACAATTACCCTGTATGACATGAGCGGCAAATCGCTGGGCGAAGAGCACTATACGCTGCCCGAGCGGACGCAAGAGACGCTGGAACACGCGCTGTTTGCCGCCATCGCTCAATTTATTGAAAGCTACCAGCGCAAGCTGCGTGAACTGATCGCCATTGCCGTTATTTTGCCCGGCCTGGTAGATCCGGTGCAGGGCGTGGTGCGCTATATGCCGCATATCAGCGTGAATAACTGGGCGCTGGTGGATAACCTGCAGCAGCGCTTTAACGTCACCAGCTTTGTCGGCCACGATATCCGCAGCCTGGCGCTGGCAGAGCACTACTTTGGCGCCACGCGCGACTGCGAAGACTCCATCCTGGTGCGGCTGCACCGCGGCACCGGCGCCGGGATTATCGTCAACGGGCAGATCTTCCTCGGCACCAACGGCAACGTCGGCGAGATTGGCCATATCCAGATCGATCCCCTCGGCGAGCGCTGCCACTGTGGCAACTTCGGCTGCCTGGAAACCGTGGCCGCCAATGCCGCCATTGAACACCGGGTGCGCAACCTGCTGACGCAGGGCTACCCGAGCAAACTGACGCTGGACGACTGTAACATCAGCGCCATCTGCAAGGCTGCCAACCGCAGCGATCTGCTGGCCAGCGAAGTGATCGAACACGTCGGCCGCGATCTGGGCAAAGCCGTGGCGATCGCCATTAACCTGTTCAACCCGCAGAAAGTAGTGATCGCCGGCGAAATTACCGAAGCCGAGAAAGTGTTGCTGCCGGCCATTCAAAGCTGCGTGAATACCCAGGTGCTGAAAGACTTCCGCAAAAATCTGCCGATAGTCACCTCCGAACTCAACCATCAATCCGCCATTGGCGCTTTTGCGCTGGTTAAGCGGGCCATGCTCAACGGCGTGCTATTACAGCGGCTGCTGGAAAGCTGA
- the nagB gene encoding glucosamine-6-phosphate deaminase: MRLIPLQDTVQVGKWAARHIVQRINAFNPTAERPFVLGLPTGGTPLEAYKHLIAMHKAGEVSFKHVVTFNMDEYVGLPQEHPESYHTFMYRNLFDHIDIPRENINLLNGNAPDVDAECRSYEEKIKSYGKIHLFMGGVGIDGHIAFNEPASSLASRTRIKTLTEETRIANSRFFGGDVNLVPKYALTVGVGTLLDAEEVMILVTGHAKAQALAAAVEGNINHLWTISCLQLHAKAVMVCDEPSTMELKVKTVKYFRALEAENMKNL; encoded by the coding sequence ATGAGACTGATACCACTACAAGATACCGTACAAGTCGGCAAATGGGCGGCACGCCATATTGTGCAACGCATCAACGCGTTCAACCCCACCGCAGAGCGCCCGTTCGTTCTCGGGCTGCCCACCGGCGGTACGCCGCTGGAAGCATACAAACACCTGATCGCCATGCACAAAGCCGGTGAAGTCAGCTTCAAACATGTGGTTACCTTCAATATGGATGAATATGTTGGTCTGCCGCAAGAGCACCCGGAAAGCTATCACACCTTCATGTACCGTAATTTATTTGATCACATTGATATCCCGCGCGAAAATATCAATCTGCTGAATGGTAATGCGCCGGATGTGGACGCCGAGTGCCGTAGCTACGAAGAGAAAATCAAATCTTACGGTAAGATTCACCTGTTTATGGGCGGCGTCGGCATTGATGGGCACATTGCGTTTAACGAGCCGGCCTCATCCCTGGCCTCTCGCACCCGCATCAAGACATTGACCGAAGAGACCCGCATTGCCAACTCACGCTTCTTTGGCGGCGATGTCAATCTGGTGCCTAAATATGCCCTGACCGTAGGCGTCGGCACGCTGCTGGATGCCGAAGAAGTGATGATTCTGGTTACCGGCCATGCCAAAGCGCAAGCGCTGGCGGCCGCGGTGGAAGGTAATATCAACCACCTGTGGACGATCAGTTGCCTGCAGTTGCATGCCAAAGCCGTTATGGTTTGCGACGAGCCTTCCACGATGGAATTGAAAGTCAAAACCGTTAAGTATTTCCGCGCGTTAGAAGCGGAAAACATGAAAAATCTTTAA
- a CDS encoding HAD-IIA family hydrolase — MTIKNVICDIDGVLMHDNTAIPGADLFLARIQEQGMPLVILTNYPSQTAQDLANRFAAAGLEVPESAFYTSAMATADFLRRQEGKKAYVVGEGALIHELYKAGFTITDINPDFVIVGETRSYNWDMMHKAAYFVNNGARFIATNPDTHGHGFVPACGALCAPIEKITGRVPFYVGKPSPWIIRAALNKMQAHSEDTVIVGDNLRTDILAGFQAGLETVLVLSGVSTLNDVETMPFRPSYIFPSVSDITIF; from the coding sequence ATGACCATAAAAAACGTTATCTGTGACATCGACGGCGTACTGATGCATGACAATACGGCCATCCCGGGCGCCGATCTGTTTTTAGCGCGCATCCAGGAACAAGGTATGCCGCTGGTTATTCTGACCAACTATCCTTCCCAGACCGCGCAGGATTTGGCAAACCGCTTTGCCGCTGCCGGGCTGGAAGTACCGGAAAGCGCGTTTTATACCTCCGCCATGGCCACCGCCGATTTCCTGCGCCGCCAGGAAGGTAAAAAGGCCTATGTGGTGGGGGAAGGCGCGCTGATCCACGAGCTGTACAAGGCCGGCTTTACCATTACCGATATCAACCCGGATTTCGTCATCGTTGGGGAAACCCGCTCCTATAACTGGGATATGATGCACAAGGCGGCCTATTTCGTGAATAACGGCGCCCGCTTTATCGCCACCAATCCGGATACCCACGGCCACGGTTTTGTTCCCGCCTGCGGCGCGCTGTGCGCCCCAATTGAAAAAATCACCGGCCGCGTGCCTTTCTACGTCGGCAAACCCAGCCCGTGGATTATCCGTGCCGCGCTCAATAAGATGCAGGCGCATTCGGAAGACACGGTGATCGTCGGCGATAACCTGCGCACCGATATTCTGGCGGGCTTCCAGGCCGGGCTGGAAACCGTGCTGGTGTTGTCCGGGGTTTCCACCCTCAACGATGTGGAAACCATGCCGTTCCGCCCGAGCTACATATTCCCATCCGTCAGCGATATCACCATCTTCTGA
- the nagE gene encoding N-acetylglucosamine-specific PTS transporter subunit IIBC, translated as MNILSYLQKVGRALMVPVATLPAAAILMGVGYWIDPVGWGGDNAFAALLIKSGSAIIDHMAVLFAIGVAYGMSKDKDGAAALTGFVGFLVLTTLCSPAAVSMIQKIPVEQVPAAFGKIENQFVGILVGVISAEIYNRFSGVELPKALSFFSGRRLVPILISFLMILVAFILMYVWPMIFNALVSFGEHIQKMGAVGAGIYAFFNRLLIPVGLHHALNSVFWFDVAGINDIPNFLGGQQSIDAGKAVVGITGRYQAGFFPIMMFGLPGAALAIYHCARPENKAKVAGIMLAAGFAAFFTGITEPLEFSFMFVAPVLYVIHAVLTGISVFIAASMHWISGFGFSAGLVDMMLWVRNPLATHWYMLIPQGLVFFVIYYLVFRFTITRFNLMTPGRELAATGDESDGYDVNVDNSANRDESETSALARRYVSAIGGSDNLTGIDACITRLRLNVKDSALVNDGLAKRLGASGVIRLNKQSVQIIVGTRAELIASAMRSVISAGPVAAAVAAAAVEPATQAKSQAVPNAPKAAFQRLLAPITGEVVPLEQVPDEAFASKAVGEGVAIRPTDKTVVAPADGTVVKIFNTDHAFCLETDKGAEIVVHIGIDTVALNGQGFKRLVQEGEAVKAGQPVLELDLAFLNANARSMVSPVIVSNIEDYAGLAELASGQVVAGQTLLFEIQK; from the coding sequence GTGAATATTCTTAGTTATTTACAAAAAGTAGGCCGGGCCCTGATGGTGCCGGTTGCCACGCTACCGGCAGCCGCAATCCTGATGGGGGTGGGGTATTGGATCGATCCCGTCGGCTGGGGGGGCGATAATGCGTTTGCCGCATTGTTGATCAAATCCGGTTCGGCCATCATTGACCATATGGCTGTGCTGTTTGCCATTGGTGTGGCTTATGGCATGTCGAAAGACAAAGACGGCGCCGCCGCGCTGACCGGCTTTGTCGGCTTCCTGGTGCTGACCACCCTGTGTTCACCTGCCGCCGTCTCAATGATCCAAAAAATCCCGGTGGAGCAGGTGCCCGCCGCATTCGGTAAAATAGAAAACCAGTTCGTTGGTATTCTGGTGGGGGTGATCTCGGCGGAGATATACAACCGCTTCAGCGGCGTTGAACTGCCGAAGGCATTGTCCTTCTTCAGCGGCCGCCGCCTGGTGCCGATCCTGATCTCTTTCCTGATGATCCTCGTTGCTTTCATCCTGATGTATGTCTGGCCGATGATCTTCAACGCGCTGGTGAGCTTCGGTGAGCACATCCAGAAAATGGGCGCGGTTGGCGCCGGTATTTATGCCTTCTTTAACCGCCTGTTGATCCCGGTCGGCCTGCACCATGCGCTGAACTCGGTGTTCTGGTTTGACGTCGCCGGGATTAACGATATCCCTAACTTCCTCGGCGGCCAGCAGTCCATTGATGCCGGCAAAGCGGTGGTGGGCATTACCGGCCGCTATCAGGCCGGCTTCTTCCCGATCATGATGTTCGGCCTGCCGGGGGCGGCGCTGGCGATTTATCACTGCGCGCGCCCAGAGAATAAGGCGAAAGTGGCCGGGATTATGCTGGCTGCCGGCTTTGCGGCCTTCTTTACCGGCATCACCGAGCCGCTTGAGTTTTCCTTCATGTTTGTGGCCCCGGTGCTGTATGTGATTCACGCGGTGCTGACCGGGATCTCGGTGTTCATCGCCGCCAGCATGCATTGGATTTCCGGCTTTGGCTTTAGCGCCGGGCTGGTGGATATGATGCTGTGGGTGCGCAACCCGCTGGCAACCCACTGGTATATGCTGATCCCGCAAGGGCTGGTGTTCTTCGTCATTTACTACCTGGTGTTCCGCTTCACCATCACCCGATTCAACCTGATGACTCCAGGGCGTGAACTGGCGGCTACCGGTGATGAGAGCGACGGTTATGATGTGAATGTGGATAACAGCGCCAACCGGGATGAAAGTGAAACCTCCGCGCTGGCTCGCCGCTATGTTTCCGCCATTGGCGGCAGCGATAATCTGACGGGGATTGATGCCTGCATCACCCGCCTGCGCCTGAATGTGAAGGATTCTGCGCTGGTTAATGATGGCCTGGCGAAACGCCTGGGCGCTTCCGGGGTGATCCGGTTGAACAAGCAGAGCGTGCAGATTATTGTCGGCACCCGTGCCGAACTGATCGCCAGCGCGATGCGCAGCGTTATTTCCGCCGGCCCGGTTGCCGCCGCGGTTGCAGCGGCGGCGGTTGAACCCGCTACCCAGGCCAAATCGCAGGCGGTGCCGAATGCACCGAAGGCGGCGTTCCAGCGCTTGCTGGCGCCGATCACCGGTGAAGTGGTGCCGTTGGAGCAGGTGCCGGATGAAGCCTTTGCCAGCAAAGCGGTCGGGGAAGGCGTTGCCATTCGCCCAACTGATAAAACCGTCGTGGCGCCGGCAGACGGCACCGTGGTGAAAATCTTCAACACCGACCATGCGTTTTGCCTGGAAACCGATAAAGGCGCCGAAATTGTCGTCCACATCGGCATTGATACCGTGGCGCTGAACGGCCAGGGCTTTAAACGCCTGGTGCAGGAAGGCGAGGCGGTGAAAGCCGGCCAACCGGTTCTGGAGCTGGATCTGGCCTTCCTGAATGCCAACGCGCGTTCAATGGTGAGCCCGGTGATCGTCAGCAACATTGAAGACTATGCCGGCCTGGCCGAGTTGGCTAGCGGGCAGGTGGTGGCTGGCCAGACCCTGCTGTTTGAGATCCAAAAATAA
- the asnB gene encoding asparagine synthase B, translated as MCSIFGALDLKSDPTELRKTALEMSRLMRHRGPDWSGVYASDKAILAHERLSIVDVNNGAQPLYNAAHTHVLAVNGEIYNHQALRQQLSERYAFQTGSDCEVILALYQEKGPEFLDELQGMFAFALYDSEKDAYLIGRDHLGIIPLYMGYDENGTLYVASEMKALVPICRTIKEFPAGSYLWSQDGEIRSYYQRDWFDYENVKDNVTDANELRDALEESVKSHLMSDVPYGVLLSGGLDSSVISAITKKYAARRVEDAERSEAWWPQLHSFAVGLEGSPDLRAAQEVANHLGTVHHEIHFTVQEGLDAIRDVIYHIETYDVTTIRASTPMYLMSRKIKAMGIKMVLSGEGSDEVFGGYLYFHKAPNAKELHEETVRKLQALHMFDCARANKAMSAWGVEARVPFLDKKFLDVAMRINPQDKMCGNGKMEKHILRECFESYLPSSVVWRQKEQFSDGVGYSWIDTLKEVAAKQVTDQQLENAHFRFPYNTPTSKEGYLYREIFEELFPLPSAAECVPGGPSVACSSAKAIEWDESFKKMDDPSGRAVGVHQSAYQ; from the coding sequence ATGTGTTCTATTTTTGGCGCGCTTGATCTGAAATCCGATCCCACGGAACTGCGCAAAACAGCGCTGGAAATGTCGCGCCTGATGCGCCACCGCGGCCCAGACTGGTCTGGCGTATATGCCAGCGATAAAGCCATTCTTGCGCATGAACGCCTGTCCATCGTTGACGTTAACAACGGTGCGCAACCTTTATACAACGCCGCTCACACCCACGTGCTGGCGGTTAACGGTGAAATCTACAACCATCAGGCGCTGCGTCAGCAACTGAGCGAACGCTATGCGTTCCAAACCGGCTCCGACTGCGAAGTGATCCTCGCGCTGTATCAGGAAAAAGGCCCGGAATTCCTTGACGAACTGCAGGGCATGTTCGCTTTCGCCCTGTACGACAGTGAAAAAGACGCTTACCTGATCGGCCGTGATCACCTGGGCATTATCCCGCTGTACATGGGTTACGACGAAAACGGTACCCTGTATGTCGCTTCCGAAATGAAAGCGCTGGTGCCAATCTGCCGCACGATCAAAGAATTCCCGGCGGGCAGCTACCTGTGGAGCCAGGACGGTGAAATTCGCTCCTACTATCAGCGCGACTGGTTCGATTACGAAAACGTCAAAGACAACGTCACCGACGCCAACGAACTGCGTGATGCGCTGGAAGAGTCCGTGAAAAGCCACCTGATGTCCGACGTGCCATACGGCGTGTTGCTGTCGGGCGGTCTGGATTCATCGGTCATTTCCGCAATCACCAAAAAATATGCCGCGCGCCGCGTTGAAGATGCAGAGCGTAGCGAAGCCTGGTGGCCGCAGTTGCACTCCTTCGCCGTTGGGCTGGAAGGCTCACCGGATCTGCGCGCCGCGCAGGAAGTGGCCAACCATTTGGGCACCGTGCACCATGAGATTCACTTCACCGTGCAGGAAGGCCTGGATGCTATCCGCGATGTGATTTACCACATCGAAACCTACGATGTCACGACCATCCGCGCCTCAACGCCGATGTACCTGATGTCGCGTAAAATCAAGGCGATGGGCATCAAAATGGTGCTGTCGGGCGAAGGTTCGGACGAAGTGTTCGGCGGTTATCTGTATTTCCACAAGGCGCCAAACGCCAAGGAACTGCATGAAGAAACCGTGCGCAAACTGCAGGCGCTGCATATGTTCGACTGCGCCCGTGCCAACAAGGCCATGTCAGCCTGGGGCGTGGAAGCGCGCGTACCGTTCCTGGATAAAAAATTCCTCGACGTCGCAATGCGCATCAACCCGCAGGACAAAATGTGCGGCAACGGCAAAATGGAAAAACACATCCTGCGCGAGTGCTTTGAGTCTTATCTGCCGTCCAGCGTGGTTTGGCGCCAGAAAGAACAGTTCTCCGACGGCGTTGGCTACAGCTGGATTGATACGCTGAAAGAAGTGGCTGCGAAGCAAGTCACCGATCAACAGCTTGAAAACGCACATTTCCGTTTCCCGTACAACACGCCGACCTCGAAAGAAGGCTACCTGTACCGCGAAATTTTTGAAGAGCTGTTCCCGCTGCCAAGCGCGGCAGAATGTGTGCCTGGCGGCCCGTCAGTGGCCTGTTCTTCCGCCAAGGCGATTGAATGGGATGAGTCCTTCAAGAAAATGGACGATCCATCCGGCCGTGCGGTTGGCGTGCACCAGTCTGCCTACCAATAA
- the glnS gene encoding glutamine--tRNA ligase, whose product MSEAEARPTNFIRQIIDEDLASGKHTTIHTRFPPEPNGYLHIGHAKSICLNFGIARDYHGQCNLRFDDTNPVKENVEFVESIKRDVEWLGFTWSGDVCYSSNYFDQLYGYAVELITKGLAYVDELSPEQIREYRGTLTAPGKNSPYRDRSVDENLVLFEKMRQGEFAEGTACLRAKIDMASPFIVMRDPVLYRIKFAHHHQTGDKWCIYPMYDFTHCISDALEGITHSLCTLEFQDNRRLYDWVLDNITIACHPRQYEFSRLNLEYAIMSKRKLNQLVTENIVEGWDDPRMPTVSGLRRRGYTAASIREFCQRIGVTKQDNNVEMVALESCIRDDLNENAPRAMAVLDPVKVVIENKGEDVEMVTMPNHPNKPEMGSREVPFSREIYIDRADFREEANKQYKRLVLGKEVRLRNAYVIKAERVEKDEQGNITTIYCSYDAQTLSKDPADGRKVKGVIHWVSVAHALPAEIRLYDRLFSVPNPGAAEDFLSTINPESLVIKQGFVEPSLAGAQPEKAYQFEREGYFCADSRDAAATHLVFNRTVGLRDTWAKAAV is encoded by the coding sequence ATGAGTGAGGCTGAAGCCCGCCCAACCAACTTTATCCGCCAGATTATTGATGAAGATCTGGCTTCAGGGAAGCACACCACGATTCATACCCGCTTCCCGCCTGAACCTAATGGCTATCTGCATATTGGCCATGCGAAGTCTATCTGCCTGAACTTTGGCATTGCCAGGGATTATCACGGCCAGTGCAATCTGCGCTTTGACGACACCAACCCGGTTAAGGAAAACGTGGAGTTTGTTGAGTCAATCAAGCGCGATGTGGAATGGCTGGGCTTCACGTGGAGCGGCGACGTTTGCTATTCCTCGAACTATTTCGATCAGTTGTACGGCTATGCAGTGGAGTTGATCACCAAGGGCCTGGCTTACGTTGATGAACTGTCGCCTGAACAAATCCGTGAATACCGCGGCACCCTGACGGCGCCGGGTAAAAACAGCCCGTACCGCGATCGCAGCGTGGATGAAAACCTGGTGCTGTTTGAAAAAATGCGCCAGGGCGAATTCGCTGAAGGCACGGCGTGCCTGCGTGCCAAAATTGATATGGCATCGCCGTTCATTGTGATGCGCGATCCGGTGCTGTACCGCATCAAGTTCGCCCATCACCACCAGACCGGCGACAAATGGTGCATTTATCCGATGTACGATTTCACTCACTGCATTTCCGATGCGCTGGAAGGGATCACGCATTCGCTGTGCACGCTGGAATTCCAGGATAACCGCCGCCTGTATGACTGGGTGCTGGATAACATCACCATCGCGTGCCACCCGCGTCAGTACGAGTTTTCGCGCCTCAATCTTGAGTACGCGATTATGTCCAAGCGCAAGCTGAACCAGCTGGTGACGGAAAACATCGTGGAAGGGTGGGACGATCCGCGTATGCCGACCGTTTCCGGCCTGCGCCGCCGTGGTTATACCGCGGCATCGATCCGTGAGTTCTGCCAGCGGATAGGCGTCACCAAACAAGATAACAACGTGGAAATGGTGGCGTTGGAATCCTGCATCCGGGACGATCTTAACGAGAACGCGCCGCGCGCCATGGCGGTATTGGATCCGGTGAAAGTGGTCATCGAAAACAAAGGCGAAGATGTTGAGATGGTCACCATGCCTAACCATCCGAATAAGCCGGAAATGGGCAGCCGTGAGGTGCCATTTAGCCGTGAGATCTATATCGATCGCGCGGATTTCCGTGAAGAAGCCAACAAGCAGTACAAGCGTCTGGTGCTGGGTAAAGAAGTGCGCCTGCGTAACGCCTACGTGATTAAAGCCGAACGCGTTGAGAAAGACGAACAGGGGAACATCACCACCATCTATTGCAGCTATGATGCGCAAACGCTAAGCAAGGATCCGGCTGATGGCCGCAAGGTGAAAGGGGTGATCCACTGGGTGTCTGTGGCGCACGCGCTGCCGGCGGAAATTCGCCTGTACGATCGCCTGTTCAGCGTGCCGAACCCGGGCGCGGCAGAGGATTTCCTCTCGACCATTAACCCGGAATCGCTGGTGATCAAACAGGGCTTCGTTGAGCCAAGCCTGGCCGGTGCACAACCGGAAAAAGCCTACCAGTTTGAGCGCGAAGGTTACTTCTGCGCAGACAGCCGCGATGCTGCGGCCACGCACCTGGTGTTTAACCGCACCGTCGGCCTGCGTGATACCTGGGCGAAAGCCGCAGTTTAA